Proteins co-encoded in one Archangium lipolyticum genomic window:
- the speD gene encoding adenosylmethionine decarboxylase — protein sequence MGVPRGGRTLTTGQEWLVDASGCLAERLKDARALAALFEELIVLLELKVVGQPQWHVFPEPGGVTGLALLAESHLAVHTFPEHGFAALNVYCCRPRSRPDFEALLARHLGAASCRVRELPRGVEA from the coding sequence GTGGGTGTTCCACGCGGAGGAAGGACGCTGACGACCGGACAGGAGTGGCTGGTGGATGCGAGCGGGTGCCTGGCGGAGCGCCTGAAGGATGCGCGTGCGCTCGCGGCCCTTTTCGAGGAGCTCATCGTGCTGCTGGAGCTGAAGGTGGTGGGCCAGCCGCAGTGGCACGTCTTCCCGGAGCCGGGTGGCGTCACCGGGCTCGCGCTGCTCGCGGAGAGCCACCTGGCCGTCCACACCTTCCCGGAGCATGGCTTCGCCGCGCTCAACGTCTACTGCTGCCGCCCCCGCTCGCGCCCGGACTTCGAGGCGCTGCTGGCGCGGCACCTGGGCGCGGCCTCCTGCCGCGTCCGTGAGCTGCCTCGGGGGGTGGAGGCGTGA
- a CDS encoding DUF4178 domain-containing protein, translating to MTQGNCPSCGAPIEFTAGTALVVVCGHCQTVVAKKGIRLEAHGKIGAIVDTDSPLQLNVEGRIGRDGYRLVGHLQKDHGAGPWDEWYVEFDDGRTGWLSESEGAFHLLTSVGTEAGLSLEDFTPGHRFSLRGKRLVVEERGHGRVVAAAGQLPNDVDPSADSHYVDATGGSGVFATLDFGTGASDPEVFIGRKLKLEELGIPPDQLRPRVRKVALQQARCTNCNGPLELRAPDQTKRVACPFCGALLDASQGRLAFLQLLEKPDHAPLIPLGARGKLKGAEWVCIGFLVRSCTVEGVRYPWEEYLLFNRGRGFTWLMNSNGHWVFLEPLDAGDVAVAQGTAAHLEGRRYRAFQSVTAVTETVLGEFYWEVQAGESAEAEEYVAPPYSVNVDHTENEVTYTRGEYLPPDTVRDAFQLKEPLPAPHGIAPSQPNPHSSASLWTWTGVWGVALLAIFLLVNVLAARETVLVQEVRLDPDAQSGTPSAVHFSKPFDIHKRGNVRAELFSPVGNSWLGVQGDLVNEESGEVISFYDEVGYYYGSDSDGTWSDGSKEEDEYLSAVKPGRYTLRTTAFFDGMARGQSYRVTLVSDAPRASWFCVSLVLLLLGPLFAFFRSSSFESARWAESNLGSGSDD from the coding sequence GTGACGCAGGGCAACTGCCCCTCCTGTGGGGCTCCCATCGAGTTCACCGCTGGCACCGCGCTGGTGGTGGTGTGTGGCCACTGCCAGACGGTGGTGGCGAAGAAGGGCATCCGGCTCGAGGCGCACGGGAAGATTGGCGCCATCGTCGACACCGACTCGCCCCTGCAGCTCAACGTGGAGGGCCGCATCGGCCGTGACGGCTACCGGCTGGTGGGCCACCTCCAGAAGGACCACGGCGCGGGCCCCTGGGACGAGTGGTACGTGGAGTTCGACGACGGGCGCACCGGCTGGCTCTCCGAGTCCGAGGGCGCCTTCCACCTCCTGACGTCCGTCGGCACCGAGGCGGGCCTGTCACTCGAGGACTTCACGCCCGGCCACCGCTTCAGCCTGCGAGGCAAGCGGCTCGTGGTGGAGGAGCGGGGGCACGGCCGAGTGGTGGCCGCCGCGGGGCAGCTCCCCAACGACGTGGACCCGAGCGCGGACAGCCACTACGTGGACGCCACGGGAGGGAGCGGCGTCTTCGCCACGCTGGACTTCGGCACCGGGGCGAGCGACCCCGAGGTCTTCATCGGCAGGAAGCTGAAGCTGGAGGAGTTGGGCATCCCGCCGGACCAGCTCCGGCCCCGGGTGCGGAAGGTGGCGCTGCAGCAGGCGCGCTGCACCAACTGCAACGGCCCGCTGGAGCTGCGCGCTCCGGACCAGACGAAGCGCGTGGCCTGTCCCTTCTGCGGCGCGCTACTGGACGCGAGCCAGGGCCGGCTGGCCTTCCTCCAACTGCTGGAGAAGCCGGACCACGCGCCCCTGATTCCCCTGGGCGCCAGGGGCAAGCTGAAGGGTGCCGAGTGGGTGTGCATCGGCTTCCTGGTGCGCTCGTGCACGGTGGAGGGTGTGCGCTACCCGTGGGAGGAGTACCTCCTCTTCAACCGGGGGCGCGGCTTCACCTGGCTGATGAACTCCAACGGGCATTGGGTGTTCCTCGAGCCGCTGGACGCGGGCGACGTGGCGGTGGCCCAGGGCACCGCCGCGCACCTGGAGGGCCGGCGCTACCGGGCCTTCCAGTCCGTGACGGCCGTCACCGAGACCGTGCTGGGCGAGTTCTACTGGGAGGTCCAGGCGGGCGAGTCCGCGGAGGCCGAGGAGTACGTGGCGCCGCCGTACTCGGTGAACGTGGACCACACCGAGAACGAGGTGACGTACACGCGCGGCGAGTACCTGCCGCCCGACACGGTGCGGGACGCCTTCCAGCTGAAGGAGCCCCTGCCGGCGCCCCACGGCATCGCCCCCAGCCAGCCCAACCCGCACTCGAGCGCGTCCCTGTGGACGTGGACGGGCGTCTGGGGCGTGGCGCTGCTCGCCATCTTCCTCCTGGTCAATGTGCTGGCCGCCAGGGAGACGGTGCTGGTGCAGGAGGTGAGGCTGGATCCGGACGCACAATCCGGCACGCCCTCGGCCGTGCACTTCAGCAAGCCCTTCGACATCCACAAGCGGGGTAACGTGCGCGCCGAGCTGTTCTCCCCGGTGGGCAACTCCTGGCTCGGCGTCCAGGGCGACCTGGTGAACGAGGAGAGTGGCGAGGTCATCTCCTTCTACGACGAGGTGGGCTACTACTACGGGTCGGACTCGGACGGCACGTGGTCCGATGGCAGCAAGGAGGAGGACGAGTACCTGTCCGCGGTGAAGCCGGGGCGCTACACGCTGCGCACCACGGCGTTCTTCGACGGAATGGCGAGGGGGCAGAGCTACCGGGTGACGCTCGTCAGTGACGCCCCGCGCGCCTCCTGGTTCTGCGTCTCGCTGGTGTTGTTGCTCCTGGGGCCCCTGTTCGCGTTCTTCCGCTCCTCCAGCTTCGAGTCCGCGCGCTGGGCGGAGAGCAACCTGGGCTCCGGCTCGGATGATTGA
- a CDS encoding DUF350 domain-containing protein: MSLGVLAVVVSLDNLVASLVYSLVGLAVFVAGLFIFRLIMPFDVHKEIEVDQNTALGIVMGSFILGLAIIVAAAISG, encoded by the coding sequence ATGTCGCTCGGCGTGCTGGCAGTGGTGGTGAGCCTGGACAACCTGGTGGCGAGCCTCGTGTACTCGCTGGTGGGGCTGGCCGTGTTCGTGGCGGGCCTGTTCATCTTCCGGCTCATCATGCCCTTCGACGTGCACAAGGAGATCGAGGTCGACCAGAACACCGCGCTCGGCATCGTCATGGGTTCCTTCATCCTCGGCCTGGCCATCATCGTGGCCGCGGCCATCTCGGGCTGA
- a CDS encoding polyamine aminopropyltransferase: MNKTLLFVTVLVIATCGLIYELIVGTLASYLLGDSITQFSTVIGGYLFAMGIGSWLSRFIDRGLPQRFVEVELGVALVGGLCAPLLFLTFALTDVFRVALYGSVLTIGTLVGLEIPLLLRILKDQVRFKDLVSQVLTFDYLGALAASISFPLLFVPKLGLVRTSLLFGLLNALVGLWSTWLLAPVLAHPLRLRVKAVLLSLLLVVGFVLGDRLTDFSEEHLYADEVVHATSSPYQKIVLTRGKRGFSLYLNGNLQFSSVDEYRYHEALVHPAMVRAGRVERVLVLGGGDGLAAREILKYPEVKNLTLVDLDPAITGLAAQYGELAELNAHAMKDPRLHVINTDAMKFLGDEGDSWDVIVVDFPDPNNFALGKLYTTGFYKLLKRRLAPDGVAVVQSTSPLYARRSFWCVNTTLAAAGFWTQPYHALVPSFGEWGYVLVAHEGTLPRRPLPQGLRFLSEDTHPTLFQFPMDMGPLPAEVNRLNNQVLVHYYEEEWRRWN; this comes from the coding sequence TTGAACAAGACGCTCCTCTTCGTCACCGTCCTCGTCATCGCGACGTGCGGGCTCATCTACGAGCTCATCGTCGGCACGCTCGCCAGCTACCTCCTCGGCGACTCCATCACCCAGTTCTCCACGGTGATTGGTGGCTACCTCTTCGCCATGGGGATTGGCAGCTGGCTGTCGCGCTTCATCGACCGGGGCCTGCCCCAGCGCTTCGTCGAGGTGGAGCTGGGGGTGGCGCTGGTGGGCGGCCTGTGCGCGCCGCTGCTCTTCCTCACCTTCGCCCTCACGGACGTCTTCCGGGTGGCGTTGTACGGGAGCGTGCTGACCATCGGCACGCTGGTGGGGTTGGAGATTCCCCTGCTGCTGCGCATCCTCAAGGACCAGGTGCGTTTCAAGGACCTGGTCAGCCAGGTGCTGACGTTCGACTACCTGGGCGCGCTGGCGGCGAGCATCTCCTTCCCGCTGCTGTTCGTGCCGAAGCTGGGGTTGGTGCGCACCTCGCTGCTCTTCGGGTTGCTCAACGCGCTGGTGGGCCTGTGGAGCACGTGGCTGCTGGCGCCGGTGCTGGCCCATCCGCTGCGGCTGCGGGTGAAGGCGGTGCTGCTCAGCCTGTTGCTCGTGGTGGGCTTCGTGCTGGGTGACCGGCTCACCGACTTCTCCGAGGAGCACCTCTACGCGGACGAGGTGGTGCACGCGACGAGCTCGCCCTACCAGAAGATCGTCCTGACGCGCGGCAAGCGGGGCTTCTCGCTGTACCTCAATGGCAACCTGCAGTTCTCCAGCGTGGACGAGTACCGCTACCACGAGGCGCTGGTGCACCCGGCCATGGTGCGCGCGGGCCGGGTGGAGCGGGTGCTGGTGCTCGGTGGCGGGGACGGGCTCGCGGCGCGCGAAATCCTCAAGTACCCCGAGGTGAAGAACCTCACCCTGGTGGACCTGGACCCCGCCATCACCGGGCTCGCCGCGCAGTACGGCGAGCTGGCCGAGCTCAACGCGCACGCGATGAAGGACCCGCGGCTGCACGTCATCAACACGGACGCGATGAAGTTCCTCGGGGACGAGGGCGACTCCTGGGACGTCATCGTGGTGGACTTCCCGGACCCCAACAACTTCGCGCTGGGCAAGCTGTACACCACGGGCTTCTACAAGCTGCTGAAGAGGCGGCTCGCGCCGGACGGGGTGGCCGTCGTCCAGAGCACCTCGCCCCTCTATGCCCGGCGCTCCTTCTGGTGCGTGAACACCACGCTGGCGGCCGCGGGCTTCTGGACGCAGCCGTACCACGCGCTGGTGCCCTCCTTCGGCGAGTGGGGTTACGTGCTCGTGGCCCACGAGGGCACGCTGCCGCGCCGTCCGCTGCCGCAGGGGCTGCGCTTCCTCTCCGAGGACACGCACCCCACGCTCTTCCAGTTCCCCATGGACATGGGGCCGCTGCCGGCGGAGGTGAACCGGCTCAACAACCAGGTGCTCGTCCACTACTACGAGGAGGAGTGGCGGCGGTGGAACTGA
- a CDS encoding FAD-dependent oxidoreductase, which translates to MELTRRELVAAFLGSAVAASACRRARPREPVPGAIVDRAVDVGHKLRGGPLPRAAEAQAVDVLVVGAGVAGLSAAWRLAAAGVKDVRVVELEAEVGGTSRSGRNEVSAYPWGAHYLPAPLVDAGPVVRLLREMGAVTGVDAQGYPAFSEELLIREPEERLFYKGEWYEGLYLRAGASPEDLAELERFEARMNAFAAARDAKGRKAFAVPTALSSDDAEWTALDKLTMARWMEAEGFRSPRLRWLVDYACRDDYGTTAEGVSAWAGIWYFAARQDGKGERSEGFLSWPEGNGRLVAQLLSSLQPGQVERDVLVHTVEPVEGGCRVDAVEAATGRPRAYRARQVVLACPRFVAAHVVAPWRQQRPEWLGAFQYGPWVVANLTLSEAPLSQGFPQAWDNVFYESRSLGYVVATHQQLRMDERGPTVLTWYLPMAGLDVKAERQKVLSAGYAEWEGLVMADLLAAHPGIAEQARRLEVMRWGHAMVRPSPGFMWGPARLAAQESLGDALHFAHSDLGGMALFEEANWFGVRAAERVLKGFGRAGPSWL; encoded by the coding sequence GTGGAACTGACGCGGCGGGAGCTCGTCGCCGCGTTCCTCGGCTCGGCGGTGGCGGCCAGTGCCTGCCGGAGGGCGCGCCCACGCGAGCCGGTGCCCGGGGCCATCGTGGACCGGGCGGTGGACGTGGGGCACAAGCTGCGTGGAGGCCCGCTGCCTCGCGCGGCGGAGGCCCAGGCGGTGGATGTGCTGGTGGTGGGCGCGGGTGTGGCGGGCCTGAGCGCGGCATGGCGGCTGGCGGCCGCGGGCGTGAAGGACGTGCGGGTGGTGGAGCTGGAGGCGGAGGTGGGCGGCACGTCGCGCTCGGGGCGCAACGAGGTGTCCGCGTACCCCTGGGGCGCGCACTACCTGCCGGCGCCGCTGGTGGACGCCGGGCCGGTGGTGCGGCTGCTGCGCGAGATGGGCGCGGTGACGGGCGTGGACGCGCAGGGCTACCCCGCCTTCTCCGAGGAGCTGCTCATCCGCGAGCCCGAGGAGCGCCTCTTCTACAAGGGCGAGTGGTACGAGGGCCTGTACCTGCGCGCGGGCGCGAGCCCGGAGGATCTGGCGGAGCTGGAGCGCTTCGAGGCGCGGATGAATGCCTTCGCGGCGGCGAGGGACGCCAAGGGGCGCAAGGCCTTCGCGGTGCCCACCGCGCTCAGCAGCGACGACGCCGAGTGGACGGCGCTCGACAAGCTGACGATGGCGCGGTGGATGGAGGCGGAGGGCTTCCGCTCGCCCCGGCTGCGCTGGCTGGTGGACTACGCGTGCCGGGACGACTACGGCACCACGGCCGAGGGCGTCTCCGCGTGGGCCGGCATCTGGTACTTCGCCGCGCGGCAGGACGGGAAGGGGGAGCGCAGCGAGGGCTTCCTGAGCTGGCCCGAGGGCAACGGGCGGCTGGTGGCACAACTGCTGTCCTCGTTGCAGCCGGGGCAGGTGGAGCGGGACGTGCTGGTGCACACGGTGGAGCCCGTGGAGGGCGGCTGCCGGGTGGACGCGGTGGAGGCGGCAACGGGACGGCCTCGGGCGTACCGGGCCCGGCAGGTGGTGCTGGCCTGCCCGCGCTTCGTGGCGGCGCACGTGGTGGCGCCGTGGCGGCAGCAGCGTCCTGAGTGGCTGGGCGCCTTCCAGTACGGGCCCTGGGTGGTGGCGAACCTGACGCTCTCGGAGGCGCCCCTCTCACAGGGCTTCCCGCAGGCGTGGGACAACGTCTTCTACGAGAGCCGCAGCCTGGGCTACGTGGTGGCCACGCACCAGCAGCTGCGCATGGACGAGCGCGGGCCCACGGTGCTCACCTGGTACCTGCCCATGGCCGGGTTGGACGTGAAGGCCGAGCGCCAGAAGGTGCTCTCCGCGGGCTATGCCGAGTGGGAGGGCCTGGTGATGGCGGACCTCCTGGCCGCGCACCCGGGCATCGCCGAGCAGGCCCGGCGTCTGGAGGTGATGCGCTGGGGGCACGCCATGGTGCGGCCCTCACCGGGTTTCATGTGGGGCCCGGCGCGCCTCGCGGCCCAGGAGAGTCTGGGAGACGCGCTGCACTTCGCCCACTCGGACCTGGGCGGCATGGCCCTCTTCGAGGAGGCCAACTGGTTCGGGGTGAGGGCGGCGGAGCGGGTGCTGAAGGGCTTCGGCCGGGCCGGGCCGAGCTGGCTCTGA
- a CDS encoding tetratricopeptide repeat protein encodes MSKRSKRRQKTGGGGLVAERLRAARVSVEALLEEGRTAEARAVLTRLESRFPDDPRVLETLADLTYEVGDMQRYQTAVERLSALRPDDPDLALAAGAAALVNLYPVIALQSFRRFLARWPSHPNAAETRQTLEQLEKAVPEVLSTLGLAEAGEQGERIALEHERIQHLLASGRTHEAREAAEALYAVWPRMPAILNNLGQAAWAEGDCARAEAAFRQVLESHPHNVHALANLTRVLLLSGRTEEAHASAGRLTASTAPADDRWLKTLEALTYLGDDVGVLESFEKMEREQKPQLPSSEAQMRHMAAVAALRQGDSSRASRWWAEALELMPDLEPALRNLEALDLPVALRPAPWAFDLAGWLPPARMNALGQRLEALSENKAEKRPLGTVLLAEFPEVLPLVPLLLDRGSPEGVRLILGLCDLMEEIPFVEALKHFALGERGALGDRFRAARVALSAGAAREDELMLWTGKRRQPYRWLDIEVSNTPLRQQHAPRVERLLERSVELLQGRQGRKAEQFLREALALEPDSPDLMNNLAVARQLQGHAEEAERMSEEIHQRWPDYFFGRCAVARLRIQAGRLEEARQLLEPLLSQRSLHVSEISALCAAQMELLIAEEDAEDAWVWLHILETSHPGDPQVELYRDRLELLEGRIPESWMP; translated from the coding sequence ATGAGCAAGCGGAGCAAGCGGCGGCAGAAGACGGGAGGAGGAGGACTCGTCGCGGAGCGTCTGCGCGCGGCGCGGGTTTCGGTCGAGGCGCTCCTCGAGGAAGGCCGTACAGCGGAGGCCCGAGCCGTGCTCACCCGGCTCGAGTCGCGCTTCCCGGACGACCCGCGGGTCCTGGAGACACTCGCCGACCTGACCTACGAGGTCGGTGACATGCAGCGCTATCAAACCGCCGTGGAGCGGCTGAGCGCATTGCGTCCCGATGATCCGGATCTGGCGCTGGCCGCGGGGGCGGCGGCGCTGGTCAACCTCTACCCCGTCATCGCCCTCCAGTCCTTCCGGCGCTTCCTGGCGCGATGGCCCTCGCACCCGAACGCCGCCGAGACCCGGCAGACGTTGGAGCAACTGGAGAAGGCCGTGCCAGAAGTGCTCTCCACGCTTGGGCTCGCTGAGGCGGGGGAGCAGGGCGAGCGGATCGCCCTGGAGCACGAGCGCATCCAGCACCTGCTCGCCTCGGGGCGGACGCATGAGGCACGCGAGGCCGCGGAGGCCCTGTACGCGGTCTGGCCGCGGATGCCCGCGATCCTCAACAACCTCGGGCAGGCGGCCTGGGCGGAGGGGGATTGTGCCCGGGCGGAGGCCGCCTTCCGGCAGGTGCTCGAGTCCCATCCGCACAACGTCCATGCACTCGCCAACCTGACTCGCGTGCTGCTGCTCTCCGGCCGCACGGAGGAAGCCCACGCGTCCGCCGGACGGCTCACGGCCTCCACCGCACCGGCCGATGACCGCTGGCTGAAGACCCTCGAGGCCCTCACCTACCTGGGTGATGACGTGGGGGTGCTCGAGTCCTTCGAGAAGATGGAGCGGGAGCAGAAACCCCAGCTGCCCTCATCGGAAGCCCAGATGCGGCACATGGCGGCTGTCGCGGCGCTCCGCCAGGGTGACTCCAGCCGGGCCAGCCGCTGGTGGGCGGAGGCCTTGGAGCTGATGCCCGACCTGGAACCCGCCCTGCGCAACCTCGAGGCGCTCGACCTGCCCGTGGCCCTGCGTCCCGCGCCGTGGGCCTTCGACCTGGCGGGCTGGCTGCCACCGGCCCGGATGAACGCGCTGGGCCAGCGCCTGGAGGCCTTGAGTGAAAACAAGGCGGAGAAGCGGCCCCTGGGAACCGTCCTGCTGGCGGAGTTTCCCGAGGTGCTTCCCCTCGTTCCCCTGCTGCTGGACCGCGGGAGTCCGGAGGGGGTGCGATTGATCCTCGGCTTGTGCGACCTGATGGAGGAGATCCCCTTCGTCGAGGCGCTGAAGCACTTCGCCCTCGGCGAGCGGGGCGCCCTGGGTGATCGGTTCCGTGCCGCGCGTGTCGCCCTGTCCGCGGGAGCGGCCCGCGAGGACGAGCTGATGCTCTGGACGGGGAAGCGCCGGCAGCCCTACCGCTGGCTCGACATCGAGGTGTCCAACACGCCCCTGAGGCAGCAACACGCCCCCAGAGTGGAGCGGCTGCTGGAGCGCTCCGTGGAGCTGCTCCAAGGGCGGCAGGGAAGGAAGGCGGAGCAGTTCCTCCGGGAGGCGCTCGCCCTCGAACCGGACTCACCCGATCTGATGAACAACCTGGCCGTTGCCCGTCAGCTGCAGGGGCATGCAGAGGAGGCGGAGCGCATGAGCGAGGAGATTCATCAACGCTGGCCAGACTATTTCTTCGGCCGCTGCGCGGTGGCCCGCCTGCGCATCCAGGCTGGTCGCCTGGAGGAGGCCCGCCAGTTGCTCGAGCCGCTCCTGTCCCAGCGCAGCCTGCATGTGTCGGAGATCTCCGCGCTGTGCGCGGCCCAGATGGAGCTGCTGATCGCGGAGGAAGACGCGGAAGACGCCTGGGTGTGGCTCCACATCCTGGAGACCTCCCATCCGGGAGATCCTCAAGTGGAGCTCTACCGCGACAGACTCGAGCTCCTGGAAGGCCGGATCCCCGAATCGTGGATGCCGTGA
- a CDS encoding DUF2378 family protein: MHDEWEADSGASYDVERDLEQRLRLATPQHTTRGILFKATLKAVRDLGGTEDVVRQCVEASGEKELLDFFSYPTSALLRLLAAAGRGLSSRYGSVEESLRQIGRMSGESYMDSAVGRSAQLMTATDPKHWVGALQTIYKVVMPYGEPTVHWRGPRRSILAIQCAFTPLPYHEGGALAIAGRLGLKNVRARARPTGELSIELDLSWE; encoded by the coding sequence ATGCACGATGAATGGGAGGCGGACAGCGGCGCCTCGTACGACGTGGAGCGGGATCTGGAGCAGCGGTTGCGGTTGGCGACCCCGCAGCACACGACTCGCGGCATCCTGTTCAAGGCCACGTTGAAGGCCGTGCGAGACCTCGGCGGAACCGAGGACGTCGTGCGGCAGTGCGTGGAAGCGAGTGGGGAGAAGGAGCTGCTGGACTTCTTCAGCTACCCCACCAGCGCCCTCCTCCGGTTGCTCGCGGCCGCGGGACGGGGGCTGAGCTCCAGGTATGGGAGCGTCGAGGAGTCCCTGCGGCAGATCGGCCGGATGTCCGGAGAGAGCTACATGGACTCCGCGGTGGGCCGGTCGGCGCAACTGATGACCGCGACGGATCCGAAGCATTGGGTGGGCGCCCTTCAGACGATCTACAAGGTCGTGATGCCCTACGGGGAGCCGACGGTGCACTGGAGGGGACCGAGGAGGAGCATCCTCGCCATCCAATGCGCCTTCACCCCGCTCCCGTACCACGAGGGGGGAGCACTGGCGATCGCCGGGCGTCTCGGCTTGAAGAACGTGCGGGCGCGCGCACGGCCCACGGGAGAGCTCAGCATCGAGCTGGACCTGTCCTGGGAGTGA
- a CDS encoding BamA/TamA family outer membrane protein, which produces MNRFALLLCILSLTANAQGTADAGTPPPPTPEAPQEPAPPPAPPPAREDDPCLSEDDDEGGSDVLDALRLSINGENRALAGVELQGLERLSETQVRNLARIPARGPLSPEQAAIVLRRLARTGLFTRVTPTVRLVEGSTPVLVVVLEEQPYVTRVDFEGLSEDELRDVRDELFRLPPYSTDDGDDEEDGDDDGDISVRIETEDGRVQISARKKTCPAPYPPRELLASFKKGELHPGFVWRGLPAALERGLDELHDEGYPLATLDAALSPDGSLTVRVDEGRVEAVEVTGVDEDVAEQVREVLGIKPGNVLLRSDLRRAASRLEAEMPFLSLRDVETLPSEDTRFQEERVEGGVRRYQLVPEERRERKKHQEEEEVELSWSELTKKWERASEDAITTVGRRVVVHVKPRGPSFDVDLIPMHTQVTGFAPGLSGSVDLWDVRNRAHVKLDAALTIPLRWGGQRIPEDPEQTRLQRRLNWLVGAKARVPVLRLAEIGVQLHDFTDTFDRWRLGAIDSFIYSALLNRPDAEYFRRSGFTGFATWRLGTQWLLGAEYRRDTYESLVSFSPPFSLFRRDSAPFSNPAVDEGRMTSVVGHLEYASDAVRAEGVGSLFRSPELSLLQHDWEWPERSAVRSLLTVEVGSPELGGDDRFRFWKAVSDSVLYVNTGHDSGLRLRLRAAGGEDLPLQKREALGGWDALRGFAFKEFRGDASVLVSAEYRWGFLGAFADVGTVHRDEAGWMDPRLGVGAQLYFGDSVRFTAAWRTDERAALVPEARLLFARTF; this is translated from the coding sequence ATGAACCGCTTCGCACTCCTTCTCTGCATCCTCTCTCTCACGGCCAATGCCCAGGGGACCGCCGACGCCGGCACCCCGCCGCCCCCCACGCCCGAGGCCCCCCAGGAGCCCGCGCCGCCGCCCGCGCCGCCGCCCGCGCGAGAGGACGATCCCTGCCTCTCCGAGGATGACGACGAGGGCGGCTCCGACGTGCTCGACGCGCTGCGGTTGAGCATCAACGGGGAGAACCGCGCGCTGGCGGGAGTGGAGCTCCAGGGCCTGGAGCGGCTCTCGGAGACGCAGGTGCGCAACCTGGCCCGCATTCCCGCCAGGGGGCCGCTCTCGCCCGAGCAGGCGGCGATCGTCCTCCGCCGGCTGGCGCGCACGGGGCTGTTCACGCGGGTGACGCCCACGGTGCGGCTCGTGGAGGGCTCGACCCCGGTGCTGGTGGTGGTGCTGGAGGAGCAGCCCTACGTCACGCGCGTGGACTTCGAGGGCCTGAGCGAGGACGAGCTCCGGGACGTGCGGGACGAGCTGTTCCGGCTCCCGCCGTACTCCACCGATGACGGCGACGACGAGGAGGACGGCGACGACGACGGTGACATCAGCGTGCGCATCGAGACGGAGGACGGCCGGGTGCAGATCTCCGCCCGGAAGAAGACCTGCCCGGCGCCGTACCCTCCCCGGGAGCTGCTGGCCTCCTTCAAGAAGGGCGAACTCCACCCTGGCTTCGTGTGGCGGGGCCTGCCCGCGGCGCTGGAGCGCGGGTTGGATGAGCTCCACGACGAGGGCTATCCGCTCGCGACGCTCGACGCCGCGCTGAGCCCGGACGGCTCGCTGACGGTGCGGGTGGACGAGGGGCGGGTGGAAGCGGTGGAGGTGACGGGCGTGGACGAGGACGTGGCGGAGCAGGTGCGCGAGGTGCTGGGCATCAAGCCCGGCAACGTGCTGCTGCGCAGCGATCTGCGCCGCGCGGCGAGCCGGCTGGAGGCGGAGATGCCCTTCCTGTCGCTGAGGGACGTGGAGACGCTCCCCTCGGAGGACACGCGCTTCCAGGAGGAGCGCGTGGAGGGCGGCGTGCGGCGCTACCAGCTGGTGCCGGAGGAGCGGCGCGAGCGGAAGAAGCACCAGGAAGAGGAGGAGGTGGAGCTGTCCTGGAGCGAGCTGACGAAGAAGTGGGAGCGCGCGTCCGAGGACGCCATCACCACCGTGGGCCGGCGCGTGGTGGTGCACGTGAAGCCACGGGGTCCCTCCTTCGACGTGGACCTCATCCCCATGCACACGCAGGTGACGGGCTTCGCGCCCGGCCTGTCGGGCTCGGTCGACCTGTGGGACGTGCGCAACCGGGCGCACGTGAAGCTGGACGCGGCGCTGACCATTCCGCTGCGGTGGGGCGGCCAGCGGATTCCGGAGGATCCGGAGCAGACGAGGCTCCAGCGGCGGCTCAACTGGCTGGTGGGGGCGAAGGCCCGGGTGCCGGTGTTGCGGCTCGCCGAGATCGGCGTCCAGCTCCATGACTTCACGGACACCTTCGACCGGTGGCGGCTGGGAGCCATCGACTCGTTCATCTACTCGGCGCTCCTCAACCGTCCGGACGCGGAGTACTTCCGGCGCAGCGGCTTCACGGGCTTCGCCACCTGGCGGCTCGGGACGCAGTGGCTCCTCGGGGCCGAGTACCGGCGGGACACGTACGAGTCGCTGGTGAGCTTCTCGCCGCCCTTCTCCCTCTTCCGGCGTGACTCGGCGCCCTTCTCCAACCCGGCGGTGGACGAGGGGAGGATGACGTCGGTGGTGGGCCACCTCGAGTACGCGAGCGACGCGGTCCGGGCGGAGGGCGTGGGCTCGCTCTTCCGCAGCCCCGAGCTGTCGCTGCTGCAACACGACTGGGAGTGGCCGGAGCGCTCGGCGGTGCGCAGCCTGCTGACGGTGGAGGTGGGCAGCCCCGAGCTGGGGGGAGACGACCGGTTCCGCTTCTGGAAGGCGGTGAGCGACTCGGTGCTGTACGTGAACACCGGACACGACTCGGGGCTGCGGCTGCGGCTGCGCGCGGCAGGAGGCGAGGATCTGCCGCTGCAGAAGCGGGAGGCCCTGGGCGGGTGGGACGCGCTGCGCGGCTTCGCCTTCAAGGAGTTCCGGGGAGACGCCTCGGTGCTGGTGAGCGCGGAGTACCGGTGGGGCTTCCTCGGGGCCTTCGCGGACGTGGGGACGGTGCACCGGGACGAGGCGGGCTGGATGGACCCGAGGCTGGGCGTGGGCGCGCAGCTGTACTTCGGGGACTCGGTGCGCTTCACGGCGGCATGGCGCACGGACGAGCGGGCGGCGCTGGTGCCCGAGGCACGGCTGCTCTTCGCGCGGACCTTCTGA